From the Rhodothermus sp. genome, one window contains:
- a CDS encoding TIM barrel protein, with product MALTRRQALRTLAGAAALGSIGAPLVLPTRSRSWFKGRIKHSVCKWCYPHLSVEALAAAGVQMGLQSIELLDPPDWPIVRRYGLTCAMGNGPSRITEGFNRLENHTWLVPQFKKRIEEAAEAGVPNLICFSGNRNGMDDEEGLENCVIGLKQILPTAERYGVTICMELLNSKIDHPDYMCDHTEWGVRLVKRLGSERFKLLYDIYHMQIMEGDIIRTIRQNIAYIAHFHTAGVPGRHEIDDSQELYYPAIMRAIAETGFDGFVAQEFIPTADNPLESLRRAIAICDV from the coding sequence ATGGCCCTGACCCGCCGACAGGCGCTGCGCACGCTGGCCGGAGCGGCAGCCCTGGGTAGCATCGGTGCTCCCCTGGTACTGCCTACCCGTAGTCGCTCCTGGTTTAAAGGGCGCATTAAGCACTCCGTCTGCAAGTGGTGCTACCCCCATCTGAGCGTCGAAGCACTGGCGGCGGCCGGTGTCCAAATGGGCCTGCAATCCATTGAGCTGCTGGACCCGCCCGACTGGCCCATCGTCAGGAGATACGGGCTTACCTGCGCGATGGGCAATGGCCCCTCGCGCATCACGGAAGGCTTCAACCGCCTCGAAAACCATACCTGGCTGGTGCCGCAATTCAAAAAGCGCATCGAAGAAGCCGCTGAAGCCGGTGTGCCCAACCTGATCTGCTTTTCGGGCAACCGTAATGGCATGGATGACGAAGAGGGCCTGGAGAACTGCGTAATTGGTCTCAAGCAGATCCTGCCCACCGCCGAACGATACGGCGTTACAATCTGCATGGAACTGCTCAACAGTAAGATCGACCATCCCGACTACATGTGCGACCACACCGAGTGGGGCGTGCGGCTGGTCAAACGCCTGGGATCAGAGCGTTTCAAACTACTTTATGACATCTACCACATGCAGATCATGGAAGGCGACATCATTCGAACCATTCGACAAAACATCGCGTACATTGCTCACTTCCACACGGCCGGCGTACCGGGCCGCCACGAAATCGACGATTCCCAGGAGCTCTATTACCCCGCCATTATGCGGGCTATTGCCGAGACTGGATTCGACGGGTTTGTCGCCCAGGAGTTTATACCGACGGCCGACAATCCTCTGGAATCTCTCCGTCGTGCCATTGCCATCTGTGATGTGTAA
- a CDS encoding HDIG domain-containing protein gives MPTYEDALKLFHEWTTSENLRRHGYAVEAAMAHYARHFGEDETLWRMTGLLHDLDYERHPTPEEHPYVGVRVLRELGYPEEMLEAILGHADYTGTPRRTLLARTLFAVDELAGFITAVAYVRPTRLEGLTVKSVKKKLKDKAFAAGVSREDIRRGAEELGLPLEEHIAHVIAGMQAEAERLGLAASPV, from the coding sequence ATGCCCACCTACGAAGATGCCCTGAAGCTTTTTCACGAGTGGACCACCTCGGAAAACCTGCGACGCCACGGCTATGCAGTCGAAGCCGCTATGGCGCATTATGCCCGCCACTTTGGCGAGGACGAAACGCTCTGGCGCATGACGGGCCTGTTGCATGACCTGGACTATGAACGCCACCCCACGCCTGAAGAGCATCCGTATGTGGGCGTGCGCGTGCTCCGCGAGCTGGGCTATCCGGAAGAAATGCTGGAAGCCATCCTGGGCCACGCCGACTACACGGGCACTCCACGCCGCACCCTGCTGGCCCGGACCCTCTTCGCCGTGGATGAGCTGGCGGGCTTTATCACGGCCGTGGCGTACGTGCGCCCGACCCGGCTTGAAGGCCTGACCGTCAAGTCAGTCAAGAAAAAGCTCAAGGACAAAGCCTTTGCGGCCGGCGTCAGCCGCGAAGACATTCGACGCGGGGCTGAGGAGCTGGGACTACCGCTGGAGGAGCACATCGCGCATGTGATAGCCGGCATGCAGGCCGAAGCCGAGCGTCTGGGCCTGGCCGCTTCTCCGGTCTGA
- a CDS encoding ABC transporter ATP-binding protein, producing MIQVEHLYKSFDDRPVLVDVSLEIRHGETLAIIGRSGSGKSVLMKHLIGLLKPDQGRVLVDGVDINAISYEALRRIRRQFGVLFQSGALFDSMNAFENVAFPLRTFTNLSEAEIRRRVQECLELVQLPDVGPKMPDELSGGMKKRVALARAIALQPRYIIYDEPTTGLDPETANAIDELIRNLNHQLNVTGIVVTHDMHSVLAVADRVAFLYQGRMHWVGTIEALHQSDDPILLSFVKASEYQIGQPISRSV from the coding sequence ATGATCCAGGTAGAACATCTCTACAAGAGCTTCGACGACCGGCCCGTGCTGGTGGACGTGTCGCTGGAAATTCGCCATGGCGAAACCCTGGCCATCATCGGCCGCTCGGGCTCGGGCAAAAGCGTCCTGATGAAACACCTGATCGGCCTGCTCAAGCCCGATCAGGGCCGCGTGCTCGTCGATGGCGTCGACATTAACGCCATCTCCTACGAAGCGCTGCGCCGCATCCGGCGTCAGTTTGGCGTGCTGTTTCAAAGCGGTGCGCTGTTCGACTCGATGAATGCCTTTGAGAATGTAGCCTTTCCCCTCCGTACGTTTACCAACCTCTCGGAAGCAGAAATACGACGGCGCGTACAGGAATGCCTGGAGCTGGTACAACTGCCAGACGTAGGCCCCAAGATGCCTGACGAGCTATCGGGGGGTATGAAAAAACGAGTGGCCCTGGCCCGTGCCATTGCCCTGCAACCCCGCTACATCATCTACGACGAGCCCACAACCGGCCTTGATCCGGAAACTGCCAATGCCATTGATGAACTCATTCGTAACCTGAACCACCAGCTTAACGTCACCGGCATTGTGGTCACGCATGACATGCACTCGGTGCTCGCGGTAGCCGACCGTGTCGCTTTCCTCTATCAGGGTCGTATGCACTGGGTGGGCACCATCGAAGCATTGCATCAAAGCGACGATCCGATTCTGTTGTCCTTCGTGAAAGCCAGCGAGTACCAGATTGGCCAACCGATTTCTCGTAGCGTATGA
- a CDS encoding ABC transporter permease gives MPNSLTHFLQPFRALGQYTLLLVHAFSALREFKTYRKNLFDQMVRIGIDSIPIVAMAAAFSGAVMTVQTAYQLVSPFIPKTVIGAVVAPSMILELAAVVTGFILAGRVGARIAAELGTMRVTEQIDALEAMGLNSVSYLVVPRVLAGMIMVPVLYIVATFIGIASGTLVAELGGFLSTGEFLRGARQFFKPFDPIFGVIKSFVFGFVITSISCYKGYFTQGGAEGVGRSTTQAAVLSCVYILVADLILAILLL, from the coding sequence ATGCCAAACTCATTGACACATTTTTTGCAACCGTTTCGGGCACTGGGCCAGTACACGTTGCTTCTCGTTCACGCGTTCTCGGCCCTGAGAGAATTCAAAACCTACCGGAAGAACCTGTTTGACCAGATGGTCCGGATCGGCATCGACTCGATCCCGATCGTGGCCATGGCAGCGGCCTTTTCTGGCGCTGTGATGACCGTACAAACCGCTTATCAGTTGGTGTCACCGTTTATTCCCAAAACGGTGATCGGCGCGGTGGTAGCCCCCTCCATGATTCTGGAGCTGGCAGCTGTGGTAACAGGCTTCATTCTGGCCGGACGCGTGGGCGCACGCATCGCCGCCGAGCTGGGCACCATGCGGGTGACCGAGCAGATCGATGCGCTCGAGGCCATGGGGTTGAACTCGGTCAGCTATCTGGTCGTCCCGCGGGTGCTGGCCGGCATGATCATGGTACCCGTTCTGTACATCGTGGCCACTTTTATCGGCATCGCCTCCGGTACGCTGGTAGCCGAACTGGGCGGCTTTCTCTCAACGGGGGAGTTTCTCCGGGGTGCCCGGCAGTTCTTTAAACCATTTGATCCTATTTTCGGCGTAATCAAGTCGTTCGTTTTTGGCTTTGTGATCACCTCAATCTCCTGCTACAAAGGCTACTTCACGCAGGGAGGCGCCGAAGGCGTCGGACGGAGCACCACCCAGGCAGCTGTCCTGAGCTGTGTGTATATCCTGGTAGCGGATCTGATACTGGCCATTCTATTGCTGTAG
- a CDS encoding MlaD family protein, with translation MSIVTMTYQNEIKVGVAVVVAALILVLGTRFLLNLPLFEHTATYETLLPDAGGLVDGSVVRLKGVVVGRVTDVRYDPQSGMARIRFQISGNVPLPEGSYTRIAGLAMFGNVEMEIIPGPPENPPLKDGSRLPGQPDGGLEAIVDEAPAVLNRLNTLLERFDVAAEAAATQLSTPGSDLRQTLLALRQSSQALATLLQREQRHIERTLENLSATSSQLRSVAGPTADSIQAAIAQLRQLLHRLEVSTTSLEQATASLDRILTHIASGQGTLGRLIYDETLYLKLDTTLTGLNRILQDFEANPGRYLRELRLIEVF, from the coding sequence ATGAGCATAGTCACCATGACCTATCAAAACGAAATCAAGGTAGGCGTAGCCGTCGTAGTGGCTGCGCTGATTCTGGTTCTGGGAACCCGTTTTCTGTTGAACCTACCGCTCTTTGAGCACACCGCTACTTATGAGACGCTACTACCCGACGCCGGCGGGCTGGTGGACGGTAGCGTGGTACGCCTGAAGGGCGTCGTTGTGGGACGCGTGACGGACGTACGCTATGATCCGCAAAGCGGCATGGCCCGCATCCGCTTTCAGATCAGTGGCAACGTGCCGCTCCCGGAAGGCTCCTATACACGCATTGCCGGCCTGGCTATGTTCGGCAATGTGGAAATGGAGATCATTCCGGGTCCTCCTGAGAATCCCCCACTGAAGGATGGCAGCCGCCTGCCCGGCCAACCCGACGGAGGATTAGAGGCGATTGTGGACGAAGCGCCAGCCGTCCTGAACCGACTGAACACCTTGCTGGAACGCTTCGATGTAGCCGCTGAGGCCGCCGCCACCCAGCTCAGCACACCGGGCAGCGATCTGCGCCAGACCCTGCTGGCACTTCGCCAGAGTAGTCAGGCACTGGCTACCCTGCTTCAGCGCGAACAACGACACATCGAACGCACGCTGGAAAACCTGTCGGCCACTTCCTCACAACTGCGCAGCGTGGCCGGCCCTACGGCCGACTCCATTCAAGCTGCAATCGCCCAGCTCCGCCAGCTGCTGCACCGCCTGGAGGTCAGCACAACCTCACTGGAACAGGCCACCGCCTCACTCGACCGAATCCTGACCCACATCGCCAGCGGCCAGGGCACGCTCGGCCGTCTTATTTACGATGAAACCCTCTACCTGAAGCTCGACACAACACTGACCGGATTAAACCGCATTCTGCAAGATTTTGAAGCCAACCCCGGTCGTTACCTGCGAGAACTGCGCCTGATCGAAGTGTTCTGA